A segment of the Candidatus Brevundimonas phytovorans genome:
GGGTGATGGCGGTGTTGGGAGCGAAACCGTTGATGGAAGCGATCAGGGCTTGAGGCCATCGCGCCTCGTCGTCACCTCTGCCTCAGCGTGGCTCAGCGTTTTTACACGGCCTCGACCCGTTGCGGACGTTCCGTAAGCAGGTGATGGTTCGGTATGGACGACACGCCTCTCCGGGTTCCCAACTTTTTTCTCCACGCCCTTCGCTACGATGTTGGGTCGCTGGTCGTCACGCTGGCCGTGAAAGGCGATCCTCATTTTGAGGTTCAGTTCGATCCACCTCGAGCCTTCCGTTCCTATGCCGAAAGCGACTTCTGGCAGTATCTGAAAGCCTACAAAGGCGAACCACTCTTGAGCGGTGGCGACGCGGACATCGGCGTGTTCATGAGCGAGGATGCCCCCTACGTCGTCGAATATCGGAAATACGTGCGCCCTTCGGAACCCGAAACAACCTACTCCTGCCTGATCGCGACTGAGCAAGAATGTGTTGAGGTAGTCTGCTTCGAGAAGCCGACGATCCGCTTCCTGTAAGGTCCGCTTCCTACCCCGAACCGCCATTCATCATGTCCGCTTCGCCGTCAGCCCCTACTTGGTGCTCCAAGGCCGCACGGCGCCGCTTTTGACGCGGGCGGCCTGTTCACGCTGGAAGCGGCCGCCGCGCGGGGGTTTGGCGCGGGCGGCGATGGCTTCCTGTTTTTCACGCAGGGCGCGCTGGATCGGCGTTTCGCCGGGCGTGGCAGCCGCCGGGGCGGGGGACTGGTCGTCGTTCTGGTCGCTCATGACGAACAGTCTAGCACGGCTTCAGTCCAGTTCCTGAACCCCGCCGCCCGAGACGGTCAGAACCTGGCCGCTGATCCAGGCGGCGGCGGGCGAGCACAGGAAGAGGGCGGCGTTGGCGATGTCCTGCGGCTGGCCCAGACGGCCCAGCGGCGTGTGCTTCAGCATGGCCGCCTCGATCTCGGGCGTCAGGACGGTGGACAGGGCGTGGGTCTTGATGGCCCCCGGCGCGATGGCGTTGACCCGGATGCCCTTGGGGCCCAGGTCGAAGGCGACGTTGCGGGTCAGATGATTGACCGCCGCCTTGGACGCTCCATAGGAGGCCATGCGGCTGTTCTTGTTCTCGCCGGCCATCGAGGAAATGTTGAGGATCGCCCCGCCGCCCGCCGCCTCCATGTGGGGCGCGACGATCTGCATGAAGCGGAACATGGCGAAGACGTTGAGCTGGAAGGCCCATTCGAAATCGCTCATCGGCATGTCGAAGGGCTTGGGCCCGCCGCCGCCCGCGTTGTTGGCCAGGATCGTCACCTTGCCGAAGGCCTTGATGGCGGCGTCCACGGCGGCCTGTCGATGGGCCTCGTCGGTGACGTTGCATTCCAGGGCGATGGCCCGTCCGCCCGCAGCGACGATGGCCGCCGCCACCTCATCAGCGCCGTCCTTATTCAGGTCGGTGACGACCACGGCGGCCCCTGCCTGAGCAAAGGTCTCGGCGATGCCGCGCCCGATCCCGGCGGCCCCGCCGGTCACGATGGCGACATCGTTCTCAAGTCGGAAAACGGAATCCATGATGGTCGGACCTCTTGGCCTGCGAGCAGCCTGAAGAAGATACGAGGCTGGAACGGCTTCGGTTCCGTCGGCCTGGCGACGCAGAGCAACGAATGGCATAGCTTCCACCCAGGGGCGCGCTGCGGACTGGTCGCGGGGCGAGACAAGGGGTGGGAATGATGACGGCGATTCTGGACGGTTTTCGGCGGTTGGCTGATTTCAGCGGTCGTGATCGGCGCGGGCGATTCTGGCCCTATGCGCTGGTGGTGGTCGTGCTGCTCTATGTGGGCTTGATGCTGGCCATGATCCCGACCATGGCGACCATGTTTGGCGAGGCGGCGCGCTTTGCCGCTGAACATCCCGACAAGGCGACGGTGGTCACGGGGCCGGGGCAATATTCAGTCGAGATCCATGATCCCGCCTCCATGCCGATGCTGGATCTAGGGCCTCTTTTCTGGGCGGTACGGCTGGTGTTTGTCGCGGCTGCGATCCTGCTGGCTGCGGCGGTGACGCGACGATTGCACGACACGGGGCGGGCCGGGTGGTGGGGGCTGCCGCCGCTGGTGTTTGCCGCGATCGCCTCGACCCTGTTTCCCTGGGTGATCGAGCGGCTCATGCAGTCGGAGGAGGCCGCGCTCGGCCCCTTCTTCCTGCTGTTCGCCAACAATATGCTCTACATCATCAGCCTGATCGGGCTGATCGTCCTGCTGGCCTTGAGGGGGGCGTCAGGACCGAACCGCTATGGGGCAGAGGCGGGCTGAGATCGCCTCAGCCCGCTTCCTTCAGCTGCTCTTCCAGCCCCTGTTCGCGGACCTTGCGGTACAGGGTCGAGCGGCCGATGCCGAGGCGTCGGGCGATCTCGCTCATGTGGCCGGAATAGACCTCGATGGCGTGCTGGATCAGGTCGCGTTCGATCTCTTCCAGCGTGCGCAGGTGGCCGCGGGCGTCGATGATGCGGACCGGGCTGTCGGGCTGGGCTTCGGCCTGGTCGTCGCTGTGCGGCGTCTCGGCGCGGTCATGCGAGATGGCGGCGCCAGACGTCAGCGGCATGGCGACGCCCGAGATGGCCGGGAAGTCGTGCGGCTGCAACAGCGGCGAATCGGCCAGCACCAGGGCGCGATAGATCGAGTTTTCCAGCTGGCGCACGTTGCCGGGCCAGTCGAAGGCCTGCAGCAGGGCCATGGTCTCGACGGCGCAGCCGGCGACGCGCTTGCCTTCCTCGACGTTGAAGCGGGCGATGAAATGCTCGACCAGGGCCGGGATGTCCTCGCGCCGTTCGCGCAGGGCCGGGGCCTCGATGGGGAAGACGTTCAGGCGATAGAAGAGGTCCTCGCGGAAGGCGCCTTCCTTGACCTGCTGGGCCGGGTCGCGATTGGTGGCCGAGACGATGCGGACGTCGACCTTGACGGCGCGCTTCGATCCGACCGGGTCGATCTCGCCTTCCTGCAGGGCGCGCAGCAGCTTGACCTGCATGTCCAGCGGCAGTTCGCCGATCTCGTCCAGGAACAGGGTGCCGCCGTTGGCCTCCATGAACTTGCCGGCGTGCTTGTCGGTGGCGCCGGTGAAGCTGCCCTTCTCGTGACCGAACAGGATCGACTCGACCAGGTTGGCGGGCAGGGCGCCGCAGTTGACGGCCACGAAGGGCTTGCCGGCCCGGTCCGAGGCACCGTGCAGGGCGCGGGCGATGACTTCTTTACCGACGCCGCTTTCGCCGGTGATCAGCACCGGGATGCCGGACTTGGCGGCGCGCGCGCCCAGAGCCTTGACCATGCGCATCGGCGGGCTGTCGCCGACGA
Coding sequences within it:
- the hdhA gene encoding 7-alpha-hydroxysteroid dehydrogenase; the protein is MDSVFRLENDVAIVTGGAAGIGRGIAETFAQAGAAVVVTDLNKDGADEVAAAIVAAGGRAIALECNVTDEAHRQAAVDAAIKAFGKVTILANNAGGGGPKPFDMPMSDFEWAFQLNVFAMFRFMQIVAPHMEAAGGGAILNISSMAGENKNSRMASYGASKAAVNHLTRNVAFDLGPKGIRVNAIAPGAIKTHALSTVLTPEIEAAMLKHTPLGRLGQPQDIANAALFLCSPAAAWISGQVLTVSGGGVQELD
- a CDS encoding DUF805 domain-containing protein; the encoded protein is MMTAILDGFRRLADFSGRDRRGRFWPYALVVVVLLYVGLMLAMIPTMATMFGEAARFAAEHPDKATVVTGPGQYSVEIHDPASMPMLDLGPLFWAVRLVFVAAAILLAAAVTRRLHDTGRAGWWGLPPLVFAAIASTLFPWVIERLMQSEEAALGPFFLLFANNMLYIISLIGLIVLLALRGASGPNRYGAEAG
- a CDS encoding sigma-54 dependent transcriptional regulator, translating into MAKTVLVVDDDPTQRRLIQAVLDREGYAVVHAESGGEAIDRLTKGGGADVVLLDLVMPGLSGLETLAEIRTAGVPTPVIVLTANGGIETVVKAMQAGAQDFFVKPVGPERLLIGVRNALQLTQLSAEIGRLKKHVSGRTSFDDIVGDSPPMRMVKALGARAAKSGIPVLITGESGVGKEVIARALHGASDRAGKPFVAVNCGALPANLVESILFGHEKGSFTGATDKHAGKFMEANGGTLFLDEIGELPLDMQVKLLRALQEGEIDPVGSKRAVKVDVRIVSATNRDPAQQVKEGAFREDLFYRLNVFPIEAPALRERREDIPALVEHFIARFNVEEGKRVAGCAVETMALLQAFDWPGNVRQLENSIYRALVLADSPLLQPHDFPAISGVAMPLTSGAAISHDRAETPHSDDQAEAQPDSPVRIIDARGHLRTLEEIERDLIQHAIEVYSGHMSEIARRLGIGRSTLYRKVREQGLEEQLKEAG